A window from Sinanaerobacter sp. ZZT-01 encodes these proteins:
- a CDS encoding S-layer homology domain-containing protein, with protein MIRKKKCFKRHIAVVAAFVILMTPAFPIGKELVSPVYGASWAESYLNNLVSRNIMKGDANGNLYPDKNITRAEFAAMVNRSLGFTEKGKKSFSDVPKTAWYANDISIASNQGYLAGTGPNTAGPEQSLTREQAVTLLCRAVKIEEQNSDSLTFTDSKKFNNWSKGSIFAATEKGFISGFSDQTFKPQKDITRAEVAKILSDMTGEIVNESRMVRINYINGNVTLAKTGSGLRDTTIYGDLYITEGVGPGYVTLDNVKVLGDVIISGCGESNVGESSIVAYDCEFNRVIIDVGHGKKLSLIAEGDTTIETTIVRSNAFLEERGNNYEAFEDIVLDGPEKTTLDLSGEFDTVSVLGKENTLSLRSGSIDRLIVDEVAEKSTVYLEKKTYTGELYTDVGTTVNGQGEIDSILIMTDGTKVESLPNEITIRPGATATINGKKMNSIDADIDREDPEIWGGYPKIDEIDATNVTALLKANKPGKIYWAIKQSGSDTPTDDELMNPNNDKNIIKSGNVSVVAEKEVSVKVSGLKSGKNYIFYAILEDTRENISDLEYDYFQTLDNVIPSMITGYPKAEALYDDEGHKLKFEAVSTKDGTIYWAVVPKGSVAPTTDLLIKSPIKVPGAVKMGTAACLKNELSTFYATNLEEATEYDIYMAILDTSENESKVFKIQAVTKDVTAPEFTKPVYPLVGAVTEKTVQMKFMTDESCTLYWAVYPRGTKVPAYYEPTIPAPLTELHTPEAQQAVINGSNALKNGKATAVADKEGSFIINGLEVQTPYDLYFVLVDKSENKSMPVLKKEIITRDDILPTASVVFDESLVSEQGEPPVGSDIRLEFSEIVYDGVSDEKRLLADLSDSELGDFIKLYNTSDSPRTEVSIDFSQAKFSEEDGKTILTFTTGDQASTNPAIQLASGNRYVFELKGIADAAANKMKANAQGNVTRLTEFKTMAPFVSLKNIGSKDDSHDLVFQIEPKIQNAAEELCYDTILESDAKITFDIAVDNGSGTKTTITGLEMVPNRYYSLQALIDANLYTKYSKFNELKTTTYSIKITKLEGVENRSIWNQQLNLTVRGLAGTRQQLIDAAFKGSNGLFEGQASSLEASVVSDPAKLQCTKYFSDVIAPQFSTGYPKLAAGDTSIRADYMLDKSCTVYWLLSPKGAVAAMPDAIKLIDGSIRPQGSKVGSFFVVNPNVEFTEYINDLKANTDYEFYYTAKGNAASAVAMKEIRTQAVVIPDYMAGYPRKKGQGGSEAYVDMGAIDADADVYWVVYETGTVTSLTPTEIAGIDVKPDSRVIDSGQLFIREDETDTITVTNLNPERFYDIFIVMKNPMSGPDDGNWSAVETVTGITSADTVAPAIVDGSVITSITEINGTVMKKYNGSLSVMFSEPLYYLDALSGTRKKLKKDVLQQMLSDNISVGTVTVKSAPSLEPDGGIISFVITFENVMANSSMNIPNSIVDVSGNIAGKMNMKFIVNKDEPESSEWLVEFVK; from the coding sequence ATGATAAGAAAAAAGAAATGTTTTAAAAGACATATTGCAGTAGTGGCAGCTTTTGTAATATTAATGACTCCGGCTTTTCCAATTGGAAAAGAGCTGGTATCACCCGTTTACGGCGCAAGCTGGGCAGAATCTTACTTAAATAATTTAGTAAGCCGAAATATTATGAAAGGGGATGCCAATGGAAATTTATATCCGGATAAAAATATTACACGTGCGGAGTTTGCTGCCATGGTGAATCGTTCTTTGGGTTTTACGGAGAAAGGGAAAAAATCATTTTCTGATGTGCCTAAAACTGCGTGGTATGCAAATGATATTTCTATTGCGTCAAACCAGGGTTACTTAGCTGGAACGGGTCCAAATACAGCGGGACCAGAGCAATCGCTGACAAGGGAGCAGGCTGTTACGCTTTTGTGCCGTGCGGTTAAAATAGAGGAACAAAATTCGGATTCTCTGACCTTTACCGATTCGAAAAAATTTAACAATTGGAGTAAAGGAAGCATCTTTGCCGCAACGGAGAAGGGATTTATTTCTGGATTTTCTGACCAGACCTTTAAACCTCAAAAAGATATTACTCGTGCTGAGGTTGCTAAGATTTTGTCCGATATGACTGGAGAAATTGTCAATGAATCCCGCATGGTACGTATTAATTACATAAATGGAAATGTTACTTTGGCCAAGACCGGATCCGGACTCAGAGATACCACGATTTATGGTGATTTGTACATAACTGAGGGTGTAGGTCCGGGGTATGTTACACTCGATAATGTTAAGGTTCTTGGAGATGTGATAATTTCCGGCTGCGGAGAAAGTAACGTTGGAGAAAGCAGTATAGTTGCATATGATTGTGAGTTCAATCGTGTGATTATAGATGTAGGACATGGTAAAAAGCTGAGCTTAATTGCAGAAGGAGATACTACAATTGAAACAACGATTGTACGCAGTAATGCTTTTTTAGAAGAAAGAGGGAATAATTACGAAGCCTTTGAAGATATTGTATTAGATGGACCGGAAAAAACCACTTTAGATTTGTCAGGGGAATTTGATACAGTATCTGTTTTAGGTAAAGAAAATACACTTTCTTTAAGGTCGGGAAGCATTGACCGTTTGATTGTAGATGAAGTTGCAGAAAAAAGTACTGTTTATTTAGAGAAGAAAACATATACGGGCGAGCTGTATACAGACGTAGGGACGACTGTAAACGGGCAAGGAGAAATTGATTCTATTTTAATTATGACAGATGGAACAAAGGTTGAATCCCTTCCGAATGAAATCACAATCAGACCTGGGGCTACCGCAACAATTAATGGAAAAAAAATGAATAGCATTGATGCTGATATTGATCGAGAAGACCCGGAGATTTGGGGTGGGTATCCGAAAATTGATGAAATCGATGCAACGAATGTAACTGCTTTACTAAAAGCAAATAAACCGGGGAAAATTTATTGGGCGATTAAGCAGTCCGGGAGCGATACTCCTACGGATGATGAACTGATGAATCCGAATAATGACAAAAATATTATTAAATCAGGAAACGTGAGCGTCGTTGCAGAAAAAGAAGTATCCGTTAAAGTATCAGGCTTAAAAAGCGGAAAAAACTATATTTTTTATGCGATTTTAGAAGATACACGTGAAAATATTTCTGATTTGGAATATGATTATTTCCAGACGTTGGATAATGTGATACCTTCAATGATTACAGGCTATCCAAAGGCGGAGGCACTTTATGATGACGAAGGACATAAGCTGAAATTTGAAGCAGTTTCAACCAAAGATGGAACAATTTATTGGGCAGTCGTACCAAAGGGCAGTGTTGCACCGACAACAGATCTCTTGATAAAAAGTCCGATAAAAGTTCCGGGAGCTGTAAAAATGGGAACTGCTGCCTGTTTAAAGAATGAGCTTAGCACCTTTTATGCCACGAATTTAGAAGAAGCTACAGAATATGATATCTATATGGCTATTTTAGATACCAGTGAGAATGAATCTAAAGTCTTTAAGATCCAGGCAGTAACAAAAGATGTTACTGCTCCTGAATTTACGAAACCGGTGTATCCACTTGTTGGAGCTGTAACTGAAAAAACAGTGCAGATGAAATTTATGACAGACGAGAGCTGTACCTTATATTGGGCAGTTTATCCGAGAGGAACAAAAGTTCCTGCATATTATGAGCCTACGATACCTGCTCCTTTGACTGAGCTGCACACACCAGAGGCACAGCAGGCAGTTATCAATGGAAGCAACGCTTTAAAAAATGGAAAAGCAACTGCCGTTGCAGATAAAGAGGGGAGTTTTATCATCAATGGGCTGGAAGTGCAAACGCCATATGACCTTTATTTTGTCTTAGTTGATAAATCAGAGAACAAATCCATGCCGGTATTGAAAAAAGAGATCATTACGAGAGATGATATTTTACCGACAGCTTCTGTTGTCTTTGATGAATCGTTGGTTTCAGAACAAGGGGAACCACCGGTAGGTTCCGATATTCGGCTGGAATTCAGCGAAATTGTATATGATGGTGTTTCGGATGAAAAACGTTTGCTGGCAGATCTTTCGGATTCTGAGTTGGGCGATTTTATAAAATTGTATAACACGTCAGACAGCCCAAGAACAGAAGTAAGCATAGATTTTTCGCAGGCAAAGTTTTCAGAAGAAGATGGGAAGACGATCCTGACCTTTACAACAGGAGACCAAGCTTCAACAAATCCCGCAATTCAGCTTGCTAGCGGCAATCGTTATGTGTTTGAATTAAAGGGAATTGCAGATGCGGCGGCAAACAAAATGAAAGCAAATGCACAGGGAAATGTAACTCGACTCACCGAGTTTAAAACAATGGCTCCATTTGTGAGCTTGAAGAATATTGGCTCAAAAGATGATAGTCATGATTTGGTTTTTCAAATTGAACCGAAGATTCAGAATGCGGCAGAAGAGCTGTGTTACGATACGATTTTGGAGAGCGATGCAAAAATAACCTTTGATATAGCAGTTGACAATGGAAGCGGGACTAAAACTACGATCACAGGATTGGAAATGGTTCCAAACCGTTACTATTCGCTACAGGCTTTGATCGATGCCAATTTATATACAAAATATAGTAAATTTAATGAATTAAAAACCACTACTTATTCAATTAAAATAACAAAATTAGAAGGTGTTGAAAATCGAAGCATTTGGAATCAGCAGCTGAATTTGACTGTGAGAGGGCTTGCTGGAACAAGACAGCAGTTGATTGATGCGGCATTTAAGGGCTCAAACGGATTGTTTGAAGGACAAGCTTCTTCCTTAGAGGCTTCTGTAGTAAGTGATCCAGCAAAGCTGCAATGCACGAAATACTTTTCTGATGTCATTGCACCGCAATTTAGCACCGGTTATCCAAAGTTGGCTGCAGGCGATACATCCATCCGAGCGGATTACATGTTAGATAAGTCCTGTACGGTATATTGGCTCCTTTCTCCAAAAGGTGCGGTGGCTGCTATGCCGGATGCGATTAAATTGATTGATGGGAGCATTCGTCCTCAGGGAAGCAAAGTAGGAAGCTTTTTCGTAGTAAACCCTAATGTAGAGTTTACGGAGTACATTAATGATCTAAAAGCAAACACCGATTATGAATTTTACTATACCGCAAAAGGAAATGCCGCATCTGCGGTTGCAATGAAAGAGATTCGAACCCAAGCGGTCGTAATACCGGATTATATGGCCGGCTATCCGCGCAAAAAAGGGCAAGGTGGTTCGGAGGCATACGTCGATATGGGAGCAATTGATGCGGATGCAGATGTTTATTGGGTTGTCTATGAGACGGGAACGGTGACTTCACTCACTCCGACTGAGATTGCAGGAATTGATGTAAAACCAGACTCTAGGGTAATCGACTCCGGTCAACTTTTTATTCGAGAGGATGAAACGGATACGATTACTGTAACAAACCTGAATCCGGAACGTTTTTATGACATTTTCATTGTAATGAAAAATCCGATGTCCGGACCGGATGATGGAAACTGGTCCGCTGTGGAGACGGTAACCGGAATTACTTCGGCGGACACGGTTGCACCGGCTATTGTTGATGGCAGTGTGATAACCAGTATTACAGAGATAAACGGAACCGTAATGAAAAAATACAATGGATCGTTGTCTGTTATGTTTAGCGAACCGCTTTATTATTTGGATGCTTTAAGCGGGACTCGAAAGAAATTGAAAAAAGATGTATTGCAGCAGATGCTTTCGGATAACATTTCGGTCGGAACAGTTACGGTCAAAAGCGCGCCTTCTTTGGAGCCAGACGGCGGTATCATCAGTTTTGTGATTACGTTTGAAAATGTTATGGCAAACAGTTCGATGAATATTCCGAATAGCATTGTTGATGTGAGCGGAAATATTGCGGGAAAGATGAACATGAAGTTTATCGTGAACAAAGATGAACCAGAAAGCAGCGAATGGCTTGTAGAATTTGTCAAATAG
- a CDS encoding PilZ domain-containing protein encodes MVKIERNLILGKRNTTLVKALICDSTTKEPMQAFVLELDVKKEAILNIDLQNKTELEIEKEIEERLWEGKLVELRVLAGSKGVVLYTGIVSYILKERIHIRELKAKGNIQRRKDVKAKFTAQSELCCISADIPGEINITLRDISAGGIGFYADKEDIEKLIIDEEYQTIFDGGDVSIALRFVLRWFTEMEDGKVNCGGEFNGLKNVEERVIRKFVFDKERQERKALKEEMEREEELRALMKELEKEKQIEEEKS; translated from the coding sequence ATGGTAAAAATAGAAAGGAATTTGATTTTGGGAAAACGAAATACCACACTAGTGAAGGCTCTAATATGCGACTCGACAACAAAAGAACCGATGCAGGCATTTGTATTGGAATTAGATGTTAAAAAAGAAGCAATCCTTAATATTGATTTGCAAAACAAGACAGAACTGGAAATTGAAAAAGAAATTGAAGAACGGCTTTGGGAAGGGAAATTGGTAGAGCTGCGTGTGCTGGCTGGAAGTAAAGGGGTGGTTCTCTATACAGGCATCGTATCTTACATATTAAAAGAACGGATTCATATTCGGGAATTGAAGGCGAAGGGAAACATTCAAAGAAGAAAAGATGTGAAGGCAAAATTTACTGCACAAAGTGAGCTTTGCTGTATTTCTGCTGACATACCGGGAGAAATCAACATTACCTTGCGAGACATCAGTGCGGGAGGTATTGGATTTTATGCAGATAAAGAAGATATAGAAAAATTAATAATAGATGAAGAATATCAGACGATTTTTGACGGTGGAGATGTTTCAATCGCCTTACGCTTTGTTTTAAGATGGTTTACAGAGATGGAAGATGGAAAAGTGAACTGTGGAGGAGAATTTAACGGGCTGAAAAATGTAGAGGAAAGGGTAATTCGTAAATTTGTATTTGATAAAGAACGCCAGGAACGAAAAGCTTTGAAGGAGGAAATGGAGAGAGAAGAGGAACTGCGAGCACTGATGAAGGAATTGGAGAAAGAGAAACAGATTGAGGAGGAAAAGTCATGA
- a CDS encoding sigma-70 family RNA polymerase sigma factor, with protein MESAYISVEEKSGYRYGQFYERHKETIYKIALEKLNGDEDLAIHVVEETFTRAFDGIRYIEKTNSFKAQAFLIANLRNVLEDVYRDARAKMGIVDPPEKEDSFLEREDFDVDQVLSRNEMVADLAKYTDKLLLKEKELLFFLFFMGFSKKDMARRFEISTDNIRVRIHKVKRKLAKLILEREGRP; from the coding sequence TTGGAATCTGCATACATAAGTGTTGAGGAGAAATCTGGGTATAGATATGGTCAGTTTTATGAGAGGCATAAGGAGACGATTTACAAAATTGCACTTGAGAAACTGAACGGCGATGAAGATTTAGCAATTCATGTCGTTGAAGAAACGTTCACCCGTGCATTTGATGGCATAAGATATATTGAAAAAACAAATTCATTTAAAGCACAAGCTTTTCTGATTGCGAATTTAAGAAACGTGCTTGAGGATGTCTATCGAGATGCCAGAGCTAAAATGGGGATTGTCGACCCCCCAGAGAAGGAAGACAGCTTTCTCGAACGAGAGGACTTTGATGTAGATCAAGTGCTGTCCAGAAATGAGATGGTTGCAGATCTTGCAAAATATACTGATAAATTACTTTTAAAAGAGAAGGAACTACTATTTTTCTTATTCTTTATGGGATTTTCGAAAAAAGATATGGCACGGCGTTTTGAGATATCAACAGATAATATTCGAGTTCGTATTCATAAAGTGAAACGCAAGCTGGCTAAATTAATTTTAGAGAGGGAGGGACGACCTTAA
- a CDS encoding chemotaxis protein CheA produces MDNSMQNMLDMYLYETNTLIEQLDEILLSAEQEGDFSQDAVNEIFRIMHTIKGSSAMMQFNSLSALSHQIENLFFFIRENQINQEFGHDLFDLLFQASDFIKSQVIQIENNEPLNEDISELISGIERFLQQIKGSSDSSDHEKAASATDKTIENQTKEDQNSELAIRVFFDEECGMENLRSFMLITAMQDVCGPFSYEPQNVENDSSTAAYIIEHGFTLYFNNHEDLDAAIGILKTSLNIRTYEILHNQQEDKKVETIEKAEENTEKSSAPAKETEAKKTTAQKKKADDAPMHLSSGKQSLISVNLTKLDRLMDIVGEIVITESMVTSSPDLQGFKLDNFTKSARQLRKLTDDLQDTAMSIRMVPVSSVFQKMNRIVRDMSQALGKEARLVSIGADTEVDKTIVDSIGDPIMHMVRNSMDHGLEQNKEDRIALGKDPQGTITLKAEHTGSEVIITISDDGQGIDTQKVIEKAKERGLLTKPESEYSQREVLQLLLLPGFSTNEEVTEYSGRGVGMDVVKKNIEKVGGIVTMTSEEGKGTSTIFKIPLTLAIVDGMEISVGNSIFTIPIHNIRQSFKIDESDIVHDAGQGEMIQKMDKFYPIIRLNEFFSIAPKAETVSDGIMIWVEAGEKSYCLFVDELLGEQQVVVKPIPTYLSTYNVKDSGIAGCTILGDGNISIILDIINLHTAAIGGAL; encoded by the coding sequence ATGGACAACAGTATGCAAAATATGCTAGACATGTATTTGTATGAGACAAATACTCTTATTGAACAACTCGACGAAATCCTTTTAAGCGCAGAGCAAGAGGGGGATTTCAGTCAGGATGCGGTAAACGAAATCTTTCGTATCATGCACACGATTAAAGGTTCTTCGGCTATGATGCAGTTTAATAGCCTTTCTGCACTCTCCCACCAAATAGAAAATTTATTTTTCTTTATTCGTGAAAACCAAATAAATCAGGAATTTGGTCACGATTTATTCGATTTATTATTTCAAGCGAGCGATTTTATTAAATCACAGGTAATCCAAATTGAAAATAACGAGCCTCTAAACGAGGATATCTCTGAACTAATTTCTGGTATTGAACGATTTTTACAACAGATTAAAGGTTCCTCGGATTCATCCGATCATGAAAAAGCTGCATCAGCTACTGATAAAACCATTGAAAATCAAACGAAAGAAGATCAGAACTCAGAACTTGCAATTCGAGTCTTTTTTGACGAAGAGTGCGGGATGGAAAATCTGCGATCCTTCATGCTCATTACAGCTATGCAAGATGTCTGCGGTCCTTTCTCCTATGAACCTCAAAATGTAGAAAACGATTCGAGTACTGCTGCATACATTATAGAACATGGTTTTACGCTCTATTTTAACAATCACGAAGATTTAGATGCAGCAATCGGCATCTTAAAAACGTCTCTTAATATTCGTACTTATGAAATATTACATAATCAGCAGGAAGATAAAAAAGTGGAAACTATAGAAAAAGCGGAAGAAAATACTGAAAAGAGCAGCGCTCCTGCAAAAGAAACAGAAGCAAAGAAAACAACAGCTCAAAAGAAGAAAGCAGACGACGCGCCTATGCATCTTTCTTCTGGAAAGCAAAGCTTGATCAGCGTTAACCTTACTAAGCTGGATCGCCTAATGGATATCGTGGGAGAAATTGTCATAACCGAATCTATGGTAACGTCCTCCCCTGACCTTCAAGGTTTCAAGCTTGATAATTTTACAAAATCTGCACGTCAATTACGGAAATTGACCGATGACCTACAAGATACTGCAATGTCAATTCGTATGGTTCCCGTATCCAGCGTATTTCAGAAAATGAATCGGATTGTCAGAGATATGAGCCAAGCATTGGGTAAAGAGGCGCGCTTAGTCTCCATTGGTGCCGATACCGAAGTTGATAAAACAATTGTGGACAGCATTGGTGACCCAATTATGCATATGGTTCGAAATTCTATGGATCATGGTTTAGAACAAAATAAAGAAGATAGAATCGCACTCGGTAAAGATCCGCAAGGAACAATCACCTTAAAAGCAGAACACACCGGGAGTGAGGTTATAATTACAATCAGTGATGACGGACAGGGTATTGATACTCAAAAAGTAATTGAAAAAGCCAAAGAACGAGGCTTGCTTACTAAACCAGAAAGTGAATATTCCCAAAGAGAAGTGCTTCAGCTTCTCTTGCTTCCGGGTTTTTCAACAAATGAAGAAGTTACCGAGTACTCCGGCAGAGGCGTAGGTATGGACGTTGTAAAGAAAAACATTGAAAAAGTCGGTGGCATTGTTACCATGACCAGTGAGGAAGGAAAAGGAACATCTACTATCTTTAAAATTCCACTTACTTTGGCAATTGTCGATGGTATGGAAATATCCGTTGGAAATTCGATTTTTACCATTCCAATTCATAATATCCGTCAATCCTTTAAAATTGATGAATCAGATATTGTACACGATGCCGGACAGGGTGAAATGATCCAGAAAATGGACAAGTTCTATCCAATTATTCGTTTAAATGAATTTTTCTCAATCGCACCAAAAGCAGAGACAGTCAGTGATGGAATTATGATCTGGGTAGAGGCAGGCGAAAAGTCTTATTGCTTGTTTGTCGACGAACTTTTAGGCGAACAGCAGGTTGTTGTCAAGCCGATCCCTACTTATTTAAGTACATATAATGTCAAGGACTCCGGAATAGCGGGCTGTACTATTTTAGGCGACGGTAATATCAGTATTATTTTAGATATCATAAATCTTCACACTGCAGCGATCGGAGGTGCATTATAA
- a CDS encoding chemotaxis protein CheW has translation MANLSQMTNEMDIDFDEEFEQAKDNTEVSKKYLAFVSDELNFAIDADSVIEIINGHSITHLPKTPNFIKGIINLRGQIIPIMDMRLRMNRGDAEYGKESCIIVISVENISIGLLVESVSQMLDIYESQICAPPLSTQQDMVSGIARIDNMVYLLLDCLLLLDIN, from the coding sequence ATGGCAAACTTATCACAAATGACAAATGAAATGGATATTGACTTTGACGAAGAATTTGAACAAGCAAAGGACAATACGGAAGTATCGAAGAAATATTTAGCTTTTGTATCTGATGAATTAAACTTTGCAATCGATGCGGATTCTGTAATTGAAATTATTAACGGACATTCCATTACTCACCTTCCTAAAACCCCCAACTTTATAAAAGGAATAATCAACTTACGTGGTCAAATTATTCCTATTATGGATATGCGGTTACGGATGAATCGTGGAGACGCTGAATATGGCAAAGAAAGTTGTATTATTGTTATTTCAGTAGAAAATATATCAATTGGTTTATTGGTGGAAAGCGTCTCTCAAATGCTGGATATCTATGAATCACAGATTTGTGCACCACCCCTAAGTACGCAGCAAGATATGGTCAGTGGTATAGCAAGGATTGACAATATGGTTTATTTACTGCTAGACTGTCTCCTTCTTCTTGATATCAATTAA
- a CDS encoding protein-glutamate O-methyltransferase CheR, which produces MNDTTITFDKLTISQEDFIRLVQFVQKNYGINLIQKKHLIESRLASTIKGKGFTSFSQYVSYILNTNNPKDLEVLLNKLTTNHTFFMRENSHFDFFRDTILPHIEKTKMSRKFLSIWSAGCSSGQEPYTLSMILCDYFKNKPGWDTRVLATDISMNVLNKAKEGIYLKEDTKELPQSWQRTYLVSVNEEQCTFVPKIKNNVIFKEFNLMDPIQFKIPFDVIFCRNVMIYFDQPTKDALIQRFYKATNAGGYLLIGHSETLNKENCPYQYLMPATYQKKQTTSTVKKPGIFNSY; this is translated from the coding sequence ATGAACGATACAACAATTACATTTGATAAACTTACCATTTCACAGGAAGATTTTATCCGTTTAGTTCAATTTGTACAAAAGAACTATGGAATTAATCTGATACAAAAAAAGCACTTAATTGAAAGCCGTCTTGCTTCAACAATCAAAGGAAAAGGATTTACTTCCTTTTCCCAATATGTATCCTACATATTAAATACTAATAATCCAAAAGACTTGGAAGTTTTACTGAATAAATTGACGACGAATCATACTTTTTTTATGCGTGAGAATAGTCACTTTGACTTTTTCCGTGATACAATCCTTCCTCATATTGAAAAAACGAAAATGTCGAGAAAATTTTTAAGCATTTGGAGTGCCGGCTGCTCAAGTGGTCAAGAACCGTATACTCTCTCAATGATTTTGTGTGATTATTTTAAGAATAAACCCGGCTGGGACACACGTGTTCTTGCAACAGACATTTCTATGAATGTATTAAATAAAGCAAAAGAAGGGATTTACTTAAAAGAAGACACGAAAGAATTACCGCAAAGCTGGCAGCGAACTTATTTGGTCTCGGTAAATGAAGAGCAATGTACGTTTGTGCCTAAAATCAAAAATAATGTTATATTTAAAGAATTTAATTTAATGGACCCGATTCAATTTAAAATTCCTTTTGATGTAATTTTTTGCAGAAATGTAATGATTTATTTTGATCAGCCCACAAAGGATGCTTTGATACAACGTTTCTATAAGGCAACAAACGCAGGAGGCTATTTACTCATTGGACATTCAGAAACACTCAATAAGGAAAATTGTCCTTACCAATATTTAATGCCTGCGACATATCAGAAAAAACAAACTACAAGCACTGTTAAAAAGCCAGGAATCTTTAATTCTTATTGA
- a CDS encoding chemotaxis response regulator protein-glutamate methylesterase, whose translation MIPTNKIKILVVDDSVFFRKVLMDSLSKYPQFEIVGYAIDAMDAMAKLPILKPDVITLDVEMPKMTGIEFLKYLLPRHSIPVVLVSSLNISVFDALSAGAVDFVRKPDMHEQSKAESFIKELAGKISIASKSKVRITPAAKPLTIPNPSLSAVSPGADTSLLSRITALKPSPKLDSIIIALGASTGGTEATLEVLKNLPANTPGILIVQHMPAGFTKMYAERLNRLCPMEVKEAVNGDKLFRGRVLLAPGDLQMRVVKIGSEYSVKCYPGEKVSGHCPSVDVLFHSVAETAGANAIGIIMTGMGKDGAEGLLQMRQKGAYTIGQDEASSVVYGMPMVAYNIGAVTTQTSCGNIAGTLKNYLNRL comes from the coding sequence TTGATTCCCACAAATAAAATAAAAATTCTTGTTGTGGATGATTCCGTTTTTTTTCGGAAGGTTCTTATGGATAGTCTTTCAAAATATCCACAATTTGAAATCGTTGGATACGCCATTGATGCGATGGATGCGATGGCAAAGCTTCCGATTTTAAAACCGGATGTGATTACTTTAGACGTAGAAATGCCTAAGATGACCGGAATTGAATTTTTGAAATACCTTCTTCCACGCCATTCGATTCCGGTTGTGCTCGTTAGCTCTTTGAATATAAGTGTCTTCGATGCTTTATCGGCAGGAGCTGTTGATTTTGTAAGAAAACCTGATATGCATGAACAAAGCAAGGCAGAATCCTTTATTAAAGAATTGGCAGGAAAAATCTCCATTGCTTCAAAATCAAAAGTTAGAATTACGCCAGCTGCAAAACCTCTTACTATACCCAATCCATCTCTTTCAGCTGTTTCACCAGGAGCGGATACTTCTTTATTAAGCAGAATTACTGCACTGAAGCCATCTCCAAAATTAGACAGTATTATTATTGCACTTGGCGCTTCAACCGGAGGAACAGAAGCAACCCTTGAGGTTTTGAAAAATTTACCGGCGAATACCCCTGGTATTCTCATTGTTCAGCACATGCCTGCCGGATTCACAAAAATGTATGCGGAACGTCTCAATCGTCTCTGCCCCATGGAAGTAAAAGAAGCTGTAAATGGCGATAAACTTTTTCGAGGCAGAGTATTATTAGCTCCGGGTGATCTACAGATGCGAGTTGTAAAAATAGGCTCTGAATACTCTGTAAAATGCTACCCCGGTGAAAAGGTCAGCGGTCATTGCCCTTCTGTCGATGTATTGTTCCACTCCGTAGCTGAAACTGCCGGAGCAAATGCAATTGGAATCATCATGACAGGAATGGGAAAAGACGGTGCGGAAGGATTGCTACAAATGCGCCAAAAAGGAGCTTATACAATCGGACAAGATGAAGCTTCCAGTGTAGTCTATGGAATGCCTATGGTCGCATACAATATTGGTGCGGTTACAACACAGACCTCCTGCGGCAATATTGCCGGAACATTGAAAAATTATTTAAACCGCTTGTAA